The window NNNNNNNNNNNNNNNNNNNNNNNNNNNNNNNNNNNNNNNNNNNNNNNNNNNNNNNNNNNNNNNNNNNNNNNNNNNNNNNNNNNNNNNNNNNNNNNNNNNNNNNNNNNNNNNNNNNNNNNNNNNNNNNNNNNNNNNNNNNNNNNNNNNNNNNNNNNNNNNNNNNNNNNNNNNNNNNNNNNNNNNNNNNNNNNNNNNNNNNNNNNNNNNNNNNNNNNNNNNNNNNNNNNNNNNNNNNNNNNNNNNNNNNNNNNNNNNNNNNNNNNNNNNNNNNNNNNNNNNNNNNNNNNNNNNNNNNNNNNNNNNNNNNNNNNNNNNNNNNNNNNNNNNNNNNNNNNNNNNNNNNNNNNNNNNNNNNNNNNNNNNNNNNNNNNNNNNNNNNNNNNNNNNNNNNNNNNNNNNNNNNNNNNNNNNNNNNNNNNNNNNNNNNNNNNNNNNNNNNNNNNNNNNNNNNNNNNNNNNNNNNNNNNNNNNNNNNNNNNNNNNNNNNNNNNNNNNNNNNNNNNNNNNNNNNNNNNNNNNNNNNNNNNNNNNNNNNNNNNNNNNNNNNNNNNNNNNNNNNNNNNNNNNNNNNNNNNNNNNNNNNNNNNNNNNNNNNNNNNNNNNNNNNNNNNNNNNNNNNNNNNNNNNNNNNNNNNNNNNNNNNNNNNNNNNNNNNNNNNNNNNNNNNNNNNNNNNNNNNNNNNNNNNNNNNNNNNNNNNNNNNNNNNNNNNNNNNNNNNNNNNNNNNNNNNNNNNNNNNNNNNNNNNNNNNNNNNNNNNNNNNNNNNNNNNNNNNNNNNNNNNNNNNNNNNNNNNNNNNNNNNNNNNNNNNNNNNNNNNNNNNNNNNNNNNNNNNNNNNNNNNNNNNNNNNNNNNNNNNNNNNNNNNNNNNNNNNNNNNNNNNNNNNNNNNNNNNNNNNNNNNNNNNNNNNNNNNNNNNNNNNNNNNNNNNNNNNNNNNNNNNNNNNNNNNNNNNNNTCAacacccctctctctctctccagtcTCCATTCTTTGATCTTTTGAGAATTCCAAAACTTCAGACTTTAATTAGCTGCTCAACATTTCGGTTTAATCAAGTATAGCAAACTAACTAGTATTCGGATCGACTGAAAAAGCTTATTAAGATTTGGAAACGTCGTGAAAGGACAGTAATCCTCATTTTATCGGGACATGATCGAATTTAGAGGTTTCCACTATATACagtataaattttatgattcCGGTCCAAGAGTGAAAATCTAAGGTTGGTTCACCAATCTGTTTATAAGATTTATCCAAAAATTTCGGCTTCGTAGAattacatgttttttatttttttaatgtttttctttcactaataaatctatttatatatatatatatcccaaagGAAAACTCCCAAACAAAATTAGGGTTGTACGTACatgataaacaaacaataagGAGTTTTTGACCTAAAAAAACCAATGTCTTGCAATCATCGTATTGTCGTTGAAGGAATCTGCCGTGAATGCAGATCGGGTGTGACTCGACCTAATGATGCCTTTCTTCAACCTTTCAGTAATCTCGCCGATGGCTTATCCTTGAGCCATGAATTTGTAGGGTCTTTGAAGAGCCGTGTTTCCAGAAACTCGTTACAGGAGAAGAAGCTACACTTGGTTCTCAGTTTGAGCGGTACACTTTTCGACACTCAGACTTTCCCACGTCTTTCTAACAAGGAGAAGTATCTAAAAGGTAAAGTCAATTCGAGGGATGATCTTGATTTGTGGCAAACCAGAATCTTTGGTCGCGAGGTCCTGGTAAAGTTGCGGTCTTTTGTTCGCGAGTTCTTGCGCGAAGCTAATAAGTTGTTTATATTGCACGTCCACACTCTTTGTATCCCCGAGTATGCTGATTTTGTGCTCAAGTTGATTGATCCGCATCAAGTGTATTTCGGGAATCGTATCATTAGTGTTAGCAAACACGTCATGTGGGAGAAGGCACTTGATGTAGTCTTGGTCGGCGAACGCCAGGTGGTTATCCTCGACGATAGATACGACGTTTGGTGCCAGGAGAACAGGTCAAACTTGCTGCAGATCACAACTTACTCTTATTTCAAAGCAACTAAAGAAAGGAACAGCCTCGCTGCTGGAGGAGGCATGTTCAAGAACCTTTTCAAGTTTCTTCTCAAGATGTTTTCAAGAGATGATGATCTACTCTCGGATTCATCAGCATCTTACtctgaagagagaaaagatgagAGTGTTGATGATGGAGCACTGGCGAATGCTCTGAGTTTTCTCTCCAAGATTCACCACTCCTTCTTTAACCATCACTATAATGAAGACGATATTTATAAGAGAGATGTGAGAATTTTCCTTCATTCCTGACTTTGTAGACCCAGACTAAATCTCTACTTTCTTAGCTTTGGACTTTTTATAGTTCCCCATATAAAACTTGGATTTTCCTTGTAAGATCTAAATTTAATCAAACCCTTAAGCTAGCTTTTATGCTAAGTTTTACATAAAAATCTCAGTATGTTTTGGTTCGAGCCAACTCGTATCAAATAATTTACTCTTTAAATGGGTTGAAATCACATCATTCAAATTGTTATGAAGGTTTATTCCGCAAAACGGCATATTTTATGTGTTAAAATTTCTGTCACTCTTGATCAGTCTGATTCAGTTTAGCGTTTAAAGAACTTcgtgtttgttatgtttttatgcTCACCTTCTAGAATTTTAGGTTGAAGAGATGATTCGTCTATGGGGTATTACACTATTACATAAGGTATATGAagaatctttaacaaaaaaaagaaaaaaaaaaagtaaaaggaaTGAAGAAATAACATGCAACTAAATACAAATTTcgtttaattttacaaaaagggGTCGtctgattttatatattgtCATTTGTAAAGTAAGTTATTAATAACTTTTCCAAAAATTTAGCCAATGTTGAAATTTCCTAATTTCGATACCCTTTTCTTCGTCATTTTCCTCTTTTCATTCCAATATATATACCATTGatatgtgtatttttgttttcattccaATAAATCAGTTTCACGTGATTTGAGTTTTACCAAATCTTTCTCAAGTATTGCAAAACCATTGATTCATAGAAAACACgatcttctttccctttttttttcccgGAAAAGAGAGCTCGGAAGATCGATCGATTCAGAGATGATGAACGAGTCATCGTCTTCCTCTGCTAGTAATTGTAGTCATTTGTTTGTTGGTCACGGAATCTGCCTCGCCTGTAAAACAAAGGTGAGCTGTGTCGAAGGCCAACCATTCGGTTATCTCTTCCCCGGTTTATGTTTGAGCCGCGAAGCTGTATCTGTTACAAAGCATCTCACAACCCTAATCTCAGTTTACGGACATAGGAAGCTTCACTTAGTCCTTGACTTGGACCGCACGCTAATCCACTCCATGAAGACTACAAATCTTACTAAAGCAGAGAAGTATCTtatcaaagaagagaaatcagGTTCAAGGAAAGATCTGCGGACCTATGACGGTAGATTAATAATTAAGTTGCGACCTTTTGTTGAAGAGTTCCTTAAAGAAGCCAACAAGCTGTTTACTATGTTTGCTTACACAAAAGGCCGTTCGAGTTACGGTCACGCTGTTGTGAGGATGATTGATCCAAACAAAATCTATTTCGGGGATCGAGTGATAACTAGGGAAGAGAGTCCTGGCACGAAGACACTTGATCTTGTCTTAGCTGATGAACGTGGAATCGTTATTGTGGATGATAAGCTAGATGCTTGGCCTCATCATCAGAGAAACTTGTTGGAGGTCACAAAATACTTCTATTTCAGAAACGATCACAAATACACTAAGTCAAGACCATCTTACGCAGAGAGGAAGAGTGACGAGAGTAGAAGCAAAAGAGTATTGATGAATCTTCTGAAATTCCTGAAGCAAGTTCATANNNNNNNNNNNNNNNNNNNNNNNNNNNNNNNNNNNNNNNNNNNNNNNNNNNNNNNNNNNNNNNNNNNNNNNNNNNNNNNNNNNNNNNNNNNNNNNNNNNNNNNNNNNNNNNNNNNNNNNNNNNNNNNNNNNNNNNNNNNNNNNNNNNNNNNNNNNNNNNNNNNNNNNNNNNNNNNNNNNNNNNNNNNNNNNNNNNNNNNNNNNNNNNNNNNNNNNNNNNNNNNNNNNNNNNNNNNNNNNNNNNNNNNNNNNNNNNNNNNNNNNNNNNNNNNNNNNNNNNNNNNNNNNNNNNNNNNNNNNNNNNNNNNNNNNNNNNNNNNNNNNNNNNNNNNNNNNNNNNNNNNNNNNNNNNNNNNNNNNNNNNNNNNNNNNNNNNNNNNNNNNNNNNNNNNNNNNNNNNNNNNNNNNNNNNNNNNNNNNNNNNNNNNNNNNNNNNNNNNNNNNNNNNNNNNNNNNNNNNNNNNNNNNNNNNNNNNNNNNNNNNNNNNNNNNNNNNNNNNNNNNNNNNNNNNNNNNNNNNNNNNNNNNNNNNNNNNNNNNNNNNNNNNNNNNNNNNNNNNNNNNNNNNNNNNNNNNNNNNNNNNNNNNNNNNNNNNNNNNNNNNNNNNNNNNNNNNNNNNNNNNNNNNNNNNNNNNNNNNNNNNNNNNNNNNNNNNNNNNNNNNNNNNNNNNNNNNNNNNNNNNNNNNNNNNNNNNNNNNNNNNNNNNNNNNNNNNNNNNNNNNNNNNNNNNNNNNNNNNNNNNNNNNNNNNNNNNNNNNNNNNNNNNNNNNNNNNNNNNNNNNNNNNNNNNNNNNNNNNNNNNNNNNNNNNNNNNNNNNNNNNNNNNNNNNNNNNNNNNNNNNNNNNNNNNNNNNNNNNNNNNNNNNNNNNNNNNNNNNNNNNNNNNNNNNNNNNNNNNNNNNNNNNNNNNNNNNNNNNNNNNNNNNNNNNNNNACTAAGTCAAGACCATCTTACGCAGAGAGGAAGAGTGACGAGAGTAGAAGCAAAAGAGTATTGATGAATCTTCTGAAATTCCTGAAGCAAGTTCATAATGGATTCTTTACCTGTGGGCTTGAAGATGAGTTAGATTTTAAGGACGTTAGGTGCTTGATTAAAGGTCCCTTTAAACCACCTGGATGCTaaatttttgaactttttacCAATTGAATAAAGGTATGGATTTTTATCATTACCATTCTTTGGAAACTAGATTTAGCTTCTTCTGAAATATGAAACGAGAGACAGAAAATGGAAGAAgctaatttttatttgcaatttttttaagGATATATGTAATTAGTCAAGGATCTTGACTAACTATAAAGTGGATTCAATCCACAATGTTCACATCAAGACAACATGAGATCTCTCTATGGACTCTTAGAAGCTCTTACTCACAATtaggatgttttttttttttttcagacaacTCTCCAAAGAGACAGAAACATTgactaataaaataatatctaaagGTTATGAACCTATTATAAAGAAACTAACCGCTAACTTTGCAGCTCTTCCTTCACTCACTCCATCTCTCCAATTAGGCAAAGTCACAAGACCTTTCAAtgtctctttccttttctcacTTTACCTTAGAAGTAAAACCACGAGAAAGAGTGCGCAAGCAAGTGCAGCAGAGGAAAGTCCCCAAACCCAATATTTATGAGCCTTTCTACGGTTTAGGATGGCCTTAGGGAGAGCTTCGGTTCCTCTCCCGCGGTGTTTGTACCTGAAACTTCTTTGCTTTGGAAACAATGATCTATCCTTCTGGTGCTTCTCTTTCCCTGAAGCTGTTAACGTCCTAACCTTTTCCAGCTCATTGATCACTTCTCGTGATTGGTCTGAttctgaaggagaagaagaagaatttgcagcagctttcttcttcgccttcttcTCACACTCCTGGAAACAAAACgaagtattaaaaaaacagacaaaTGTAAAGGAAGAGTTAAATtcacatctttaaaaaaatcGAAATGGGATAATATAATTTGCCTTGAGTTTCTTCTCAGCATCCTTTTGAGCTCTTATAGCAGCTTTAGCAGCAGCTTTCTCTTGCAGCTTCCTCTTCCTTTCCATCGCTAACCGAGCTTTCTCTAACTgctcttctcttttcctctccTTCAACGTTTCTTCatcgacatcttcttcttccttctttggtATCTCATACACCGGGAACTCCAAATCTATAACATCGCTTTCCTCAGCACTCGACCTGTTGCTGCAATCCACAGCCTCTTTCCTCGTTTCTTTCTTTCGTTTGTCAGTAATTACATTTCCATCTTGAGACGAGTTGGAGCTGGAGTCTTCTCTACTCGCCTTGTAAACCTTCTCGCCTCCCATCATCATAGTCTTACTCAGCACTTGCTTTCCCCGAACAACCTGAACTTCAGGATCTTTAATCCGGCCATCACGGTTCAGCTGTCTTTCACAGAGTGAAAGAGAGATTCTTTTCACGTAATCATCCCTAAAAGCCTTGTCACCATTCCAATGAGTCATGAATTTATCAACCTATAAAGAAAACAGAATCAAAAACATATGCTCAAATCTCAGATAGAGACACCTAAGCAAGAATCCTGCAATTAGACCCAAACAAACCTCAGAGCTGGCAAACACTTCAAGATCTCTAACATTTCCAGAAGCAGCCAATTCTTTAGCTTTCCTCATAACAGCATGGCTCTGGAAAAAGGCAGCATtctacatacacacacacaaaaaaaaagataagagaagacAAATATCAGAACTTTGAAATCATCCATAAGCTGAAGTTAACAGAAAGACAAATATGTACCCCTTTGTCTCGTTGTATCCTCAGCATCTTAATCCTTGCATACGATTTGTCCCTCTTCTCAAGTAGTTGTGCCATTTCTAAATCCAACATCCTGATATTGTTCTGAAGCTTCCCCATTTTGTCAGACAACTGGCTAATATTCCATGTAATCGCATCGAGCTCCTTCTTTACTTCATACAATTCCACAGCTATTGACTGTAACGAGGCAAAAAACCATCACATCATTAGATTCAAcaatgtttttggtaaaattcCCCAAAGAGTTGAACTTTGGTAAGAGGCTTACCTTGACACGGTTAATAGAAGCTTCTTTCTGCGCAAGAGATTCCTCGCTTAGAACTATCCCATCAGGCTTCTCAACATCCTTAAGCACCCAATCTTTATCTTCCAAACCAATGCTACCATGTTCAATCTGATAATGAGCTATATATACCTGCATCCACCACATTCAAAACACTTCCACAATCAGAAAACTAAGAAAACCGAATATTTATCTATAATTAAACCCGTTATGTAAAACAGTTTCCATTACAAGATGATCGAGCTCCTCTTTTGTAAAGCAAAGCTGATCACTCCTACTAGAACACCGAAGGTTCCGTAGAGCTTCCTGTAGAGTATCAAATTCCCTCTTCTTTGTTTCAAAAACCAATCTATATCCTTCTGATGTAGGAACCAAACCCTCCATTTGAGCAAACAAAGACGAAAGCTCAGCCTATAACAAAACCCATAACCCCAAATTCAGAAACGtattcctcatcatcatcattatcatcatcatcatcatcatcatcatcatcatcatcacaaaaaaataaaaataaaagaaagaaaagaaaaaaaagactcacCCTTTCGAGTTTTTGTGCAGTGGAGACATTGATACGGAGCTTATTACAGCGATAAATCTCCTGATCAGCTTCATCAATCTTAGATTTGATCTCAGGATCATCATAAACCGGTTGTTTAACAAAGTAGAAAGAGAAATGCTTAGCTTCAGGCCATTCCTCTTCAGCCGCAAGTCCCGGCGAACTATCGCCGGAAAAAACAGTGCCGTCTTCTTCGGTGGTGACAGTTGATACATCGCAGTTAGACACAGATTGGTCGCTTCCGAAGAAAATCAAATCGTTCATCTCCGGCGGAGGAACCACCTCGAAGCCATCACAGAGTATAATCTGCGCACCCATTTTTGGCACCACCTTATATAAcaagaacagagagaaagagaaaaaaaaaatcactgtAAGAACAACTGTGACATTGTCAAAAAACGAAACTGAAATCGACTTAAAAAAGATCTGTCAGATAAATGTgacagaaaattaaaaaaaaaaaaaaaaaaaaaaaa is drawn from Camelina sativa cultivar DH55 chromosome 1, Cs, whole genome shotgun sequence and contains these coding sequences:
- the LOC104704874 gene encoding RNA polymerase II C-terminal domain phosphatase-like 4, coding for MSGHCVHWLVHNGFCCECKSAVHWYKGELKNCRRIKDPDCDHSMSYRGYCARCCCKVDESDGQLFNYISQGHHLTYKFVASMKRKRSGIGYGQRKLHLVVDLQHVLLHSRLSKDDDDGVLVKLRPFAREFLREANELFTIYAYTKSDPKQARHCVKSGVTRPNDAFLQPFSNLADGLSLSHEFVGSLKSRVSRNSLQEKKLHLVLSLSGTLFDTQTFPRLSNKEKYLKGKVNSRDDLDLWQTRIFGREVLVKLRSFVREFLREANKLFILHVHTLCIPEYADFVLKLIDPHQVYFGNRIISVSKHVMWEKALDVVLVGERQVVILDDRYDVWCQENRSNLLQITTYSYFKATKERNSLAAGGGMFKNLFKFLLKMFSRDDDLLSDSSASYSEERKDESVDDGALANALSFLSKIHHSFFNHHYNEDDIYKRDVRIFLHS
- the LOC104779993 gene encoding proton pump-interactor 2, whose protein sequence is MGAQIILCDGFEVVPPPEMNDLIFFGSDQSVSNCDVSTVTTEEDGTVFSGDSSPGLAAEEEWPEAKHFSFYFVKQPVYDDPEIKSKIDEADQEIYRCNKLRINVSTAQKLERAELSSLFAQMEGLVPTSEGYRLVFETKKREFDTLQEALRNLRCSSRSDQLCFTKEELDHLVYIAHYQIEHGSIGLEDKDWVLKDVEKPDGIVLSEESLAQKEASINRVKSIAVELYEVKKELDAITWNISQLSDKMGKLQNNIRMLDLEMAQLLEKRDKSYARIKMLRIQRDKGNAAFFQSHAVMRKAKELAASGNVRDLEVFASSEVDKFMTHWNGDKAFRDDYVKRISLSLCERQLNRDGRIKDPEVQVVRGKQVLSKTMMMGGEKVYKASREDSSSNSSQDGNVITDKRKKETRKEAVDCSNRSSAEESDVIDLEFPVYEIPKKEEEDVDEETLKERKREEQLEKARLAMERKRKLQEKAAAKAAIRAQKDAEKKLKECEKKAKKKAAANSSSSPSESDQSREVINELEKVRTLTASGKEKHQKDRSLFPKQRSFRYKHRGRGTEALPKAILNRRKAHKYWVWGLSSAALACALFLVVLLLR
- the LOC104704881 gene encoding RNA polymerase II C-terminal domain phosphatase-like 4, yielding MGELGRSIDSEMMNESSSSSASNCSHLFVGHGICLACKTKVSCVEGQPFGYLFPGLCLSREAVSVTKHLTTLISVYGHRKLHLVLDLDRTLIHSMKTTNLTKAEKYLIKEEKSGSRKDLRTYDGRLIIKLRPFVEEFLKEANKLFTMFAYTKGRSSYGHAVVRMIDPNKIYFGDRVITREESPGTKTLDLVLADERGIVIVDDKLDAWPHHQRNLLEVTKYFYFRNDHKYTKPSYAERKSDESRSKRVLMNLLKFLKQVHNGFFTCGLEDELDFKDVRCLIKGPFKPPGC